The Aeromicrobium yanjiei genome includes a region encoding these proteins:
- the rdgB gene encoding RdgB/HAM1 family non-canonical purine NTP pyrophosphatase, protein MSRVVLASNNAKKLAELRRILEPLVPGIEVLGLADFPAYDEPAETEPTFEGNALIKARAALQATGLPSLADDSGLCVDALNGMPGVLSARWSGVPKSEGGDAANNRLLLSQLSDVPAERRTAQFRCAMALCTPEGLELVEHGEMAGRILTAEHGGGGFGYDPLFAADGFEVSTAELDPADKDRISHRGKALAAIAPAVVAALTA, encoded by the coding sequence ATGAGCAGGGTCGTGCTGGCGTCCAACAACGCCAAGAAGCTCGCCGAGCTGCGGCGCATCCTCGAGCCGCTCGTCCCGGGCATCGAGGTGCTGGGGCTTGCGGACTTCCCGGCGTACGACGAGCCCGCCGAGACCGAGCCGACCTTCGAGGGCAATGCGCTCATCAAGGCGCGCGCCGCCCTGCAGGCGACGGGGCTGCCGTCGCTGGCCGACGACTCGGGCCTGTGCGTCGACGCCCTCAACGGGATGCCGGGTGTGCTGTCGGCGCGATGGTCCGGCGTCCCCAAGAGCGAGGGCGGCGACGCGGCCAACAACCGGCTGCTGCTCAGTCAGCTCTCCGACGTCCCGGCGGAGCGGCGCACGGCACAGTTCCGGTGCGCGATGGCGCTGTGCACGCCCGAGGGTCTCGAGCTCGTCGAGCACGGCGAGATGGCAGGGCGGATCCTGACGGCCGAGCACGGCGGGGGCGGCTTCGGCTACGACCCGCTGTTCGCGGCCGACGGGTTCGAGGTGTCGACCGCCGAGCTCGACCCGGCCGACAAGGACCGCATCAGCCACCGCGGCAAGGCTCTGGCGGCGATCGCGCCGGCCGTCGTGGCGGCCCTCACCGCCTAG
- a CDS encoding SRPBCC family protein, with translation MATPQRVHVTHTYTSDPATVFERLSEHENLGPVLGAKVARVSDGDTSRNGVGSTRSLKIGPLPAFHETTTVAEPNTLIEYAITKGSPLKGHWGRQVLTRTTDGGTLLDYTIGFDMAVPGAAAVVGKILQASISKGIGKLAP, from the coding sequence ATGGCCACTCCCCAGCGCGTCCACGTCACGCACACGTACACGTCCGATCCCGCCACGGTCTTCGAGAGGCTGTCGGAGCACGAGAACCTCGGACCGGTCCTCGGCGCCAAGGTCGCGCGGGTCTCGGACGGTGACACGTCCCGCAACGGGGTCGGATCGACCCGCAGCCTCAAGATCGGTCCGCTCCCGGCCTTCCACGAGACCACGACGGTCGCGGAGCCGAACACCCTGATCGAGTACGCGATCACCAAGGGCAGCCCGCTGAAGGGGCACTGGGGTCGTCAGGTGCTCACCCGGACCACGGACGGCGGGACCCTGCTGGACTACACGATCGGCTTCGACATGGCCGTGCCCGGTGCTGCCGCCGTGGTCGGCAAGATCCTGCAGGCCTCGATCAGCAAGGGAATCGGCAAGCTCGCTCCCTAG
- a CDS encoding GAF domain-containing protein, producing the protein MTSPVYRAPMRSRRDDVPHAATLERALELGLCGMGEPTDEGAERRLQQLVDAPDGSFVWTRVPGGSTYVGRIHGPWRRDDDGAEVDLVHVRDCAWVEVDPALVPAAVTQTFGRGGRNFQQIHPGDVEAQTARVWDLLSA; encoded by the coding sequence GTGACGTCGCCGGTCTACCGCGCCCCGATGCGCTCACGCCGCGACGACGTCCCGCACGCGGCGACGCTCGAGCGGGCACTGGAGCTGGGGCTGTGCGGCATGGGAGAGCCCACCGACGAGGGGGCCGAGCGCCGGCTCCAGCAGCTGGTCGACGCCCCCGACGGCTCGTTCGTGTGGACGCGCGTCCCGGGCGGCTCGACGTACGTCGGCCGGATCCACGGCCCGTGGCGACGCGACGACGACGGCGCCGAGGTCGACCTCGTCCACGTGCGCGACTGCGCATGGGTCGAGGTCGACCCGGCCCTCGTCCCCGCGGCGGTGACCCAGACGTTCGGTCGGGGCGGACGCAACTTCCAGCAGATCCATCCCGGTGACGTCGAGGCGCAGACGGCCCGCGTCTGGGACCTGCTGAGCGCCTAG
- the murI gene encoding glutamate racemase: MSDAPIGIFDSGFGGLTVARAVLDQLPHEPVLYLGDTARQPYGPKPISEVREYALECLDHLVAQGVKALVIACNSASAAVLRDARERYDVPVVEVIVPATRRAVSATRNGVVGVICTEATATSRAYDDAFAANPGITLHTQACPRFVELVEQGVTSGPELLSVAEGYLARLIDLDVDTLVLGCTHYPLLTGVLSYVMGDGVTLVSSAEETAKDVYRLLVREGLERDAALPVPAHGFLTTGRPEEFRTLARRFLGPEVESVTQFSWMGAA, translated from the coding sequence GTGAGTGACGCACCGATCGGCATCTTCGACTCAGGCTTCGGCGGTCTGACCGTCGCGCGTGCCGTCCTCGACCAGCTGCCCCACGAGCCGGTGCTCTACCTCGGTGACACGGCCCGCCAGCCCTACGGTCCCAAGCCCATCTCCGAGGTCCGCGAGTACGCCCTGGAGTGCCTCGACCACCTCGTGGCCCAGGGCGTCAAGGCCCTCGTGATCGCCTGCAACTCCGCGAGCGCCGCAGTCCTGCGCGATGCGCGCGAGCGGTACGACGTGCCGGTCGTCGAGGTCATCGTCCCGGCCACCCGACGTGCGGTCAGCGCGACCCGCAACGGCGTCGTCGGCGTGATCTGCACCGAGGCGACCGCCACCTCGCGGGCGTACGACGACGCGTTCGCGGCCAATCCCGGCATCACGCTGCACACCCAGGCCTGCCCCCGGTTCGTCGAGCTCGTCGAGCAGGGCGTGACGAGCGGTCCCGAGCTGTTGTCGGTCGCGGAGGGCTATCTCGCACGCCTGATCGATCTCGACGTCGACACCCTTGTTCTCGGATGCACCCACTACCCGCTCCTGACGGGCGTACTGTCCTACGTCATGGGCGATGGTGTGACGCTCGTCTCGAGCGCCGAGGAGACGGCCAAGGACGTCTACAGGCTCCTGGTGCGCGAAGGGCTCGAGCGCGACGCCGCGCTGCCCGTGCCTGCCCACGGCTTCCTGACGACCGGCCGGCCCGAGGAGTTCCGCACGCTCGCGCGACGCTTCCTCGGCCCCGAGGTCGAGTCCGTGACCCAGTTCTCGTGGATGGGCGCGGCATGA
- a CDS encoding SGNH/GDSL hydrolase family protein yields MTLSRKTARRPVVIAFVVALVLGPFVAWQGAQGGQTHEESVLAPLGIVVVGDSITARYNDSPGDERQGWWSIVGHRFGADVRTYAQSGSGYLRPGHRCEGNRFIDRTEVYAGAAPSILFVEGGRNDWARCADGMFVPSTDHEIDHAVGTYLDTVKTFVPATTRVIVLGPPWGPLDARTGVRITGIVRAQAEAHGFEFISTAGALTASRVVDGVHPNRHGSAAIARRVIRALE; encoded by the coding sequence ATGACCCTGTCCAGGAAGACGGCCCGCCGGCCGGTCGTCATCGCCTTCGTGGTGGCCCTCGTGCTCGGGCCGTTCGTGGCGTGGCAGGGCGCACAGGGCGGGCAGACCCACGAGGAGTCGGTGCTCGCACCTCTGGGCATCGTCGTGGTGGGTGACTCGATCACCGCGCGCTACAACGACTCGCCGGGCGATGAGCGCCAGGGCTGGTGGAGCATCGTCGGGCACCGCTTCGGCGCGGACGTCCGCACGTACGCCCAGTCCGGGTCGGGCTACCTCCGCCCCGGTCACCGGTGCGAGGGCAACCGGTTCATCGACCGCACCGAGGTCTACGCGGGCGCGGCACCGTCGATCCTGTTCGTCGAGGGGGGCCGCAACGACTGGGCACGCTGTGCCGACGGGATGTTCGTCCCGTCGACCGACCACGAGATCGACCACGCAGTCGGCACCTACCTCGACACCGTGAAGACGTTCGTGCCGGCCACGACCCGCGTCATCGTGCTGGGTCCCCCGTGGGGCCCGCTCGACGCCAGGACGGGCGTGCGCATCACCGGCATCGTGCGGGCGCAGGCCGAGGCGCACGGCTTCGAGTTCATCAGCACCGCGGGTGCCCTGACGGCGTCCCGCGTCGTCGACGGCGTGCACCCCAACCGCCACGGCAGCGCTGCGATCGCCCGCCGCGTCATCCGCGCCCTGGAGTGA
- a CDS encoding tRNA (cytidine(34)-2'-O)-methyltransferase codes for MFRILFFEPRIAGNTGAAIRLAAVTGAELHLVEPLGFDLEESKLRRAGLDYHDLAVMTVHPDLDAALEALAPSRVFAFTARGEQLYTDVAYEPGDVLLFGPEPTGLPEQVLDDPRVEARVRLPMLPGRRSMNLANTASVAVFEAWRQQDFALPS; via the coding sequence ATGTTCCGCATCCTGTTCTTCGAGCCCCGCATCGCGGGCAACACCGGCGCCGCGATCCGCCTCGCCGCCGTGACGGGCGCCGAGCTCCACCTCGTCGAGCCGCTGGGCTTCGACCTGGAGGAGTCCAAGCTCAGGCGGGCCGGGCTGGACTACCACGACCTCGCCGTCATGACGGTCCACCCGGACCTCGACGCCGCACTGGAGGCGCTCGCGCCCAGCCGGGTGTTCGCGTTCACCGCCCGCGGCGAGCAGCTCTACACCGACGTCGCGTACGAGCCCGGCGACGTCCTGCTGTTCGGTCCCGAGCCGACGGGCCTGCCGGAGCAGGTGCTGGACGATCCACGGGTCGAGGCCCGCGTCCGGCTCCCGATGCTGCCCGGCCGTCGGTCGATGAACCTGGCCAACACCGCCTCGGTCGCAGTCTTCGAGGCGTGGCGCCAGCAGGACTTCGCCCTGCCGAGCTGA
- a CDS encoding benzoate/H(+) symporter BenE family transporter, whose product MKRGRTAGGDLQQPISAGVVAVLVGYTSSFAVVLTGLHAVGATPSQAASGLLALCLTQAAAMCWLSTRYRMPLILAWSTPGAALLAGTEALDGGWPVAIGAFLVAGAAYVLTGLWPALGRLISRIPAPIAQAMLAGVVLELCLQPVTAVKQNPGAILPIALVWLLGVRFAPRWAVPAAFACAGLVIGVDMVRHGTSIAGSSLLPELSLTTPAWSWAAMIGIALPLYVVTMASQNVPGVAIMKSLGYDVPWRGAIVATGVATVAGAPAGGHSVNLAAISAALAAGPPAGPDPRRRWIAAQSAAGTYVVLGVGSAALAALVAVAPMGVIATVAGLALLGTLADALEGAVSHRAGREAAVITFLVAASGVSALGIGSAFWALVAGLLVHLVLHRRPH is encoded by the coding sequence ATGAAGCGCGGGCGGACGGCGGGCGGCGATCTGCAGCAGCCGATCAGCGCAGGTGTCGTCGCGGTCCTCGTGGGCTACACCAGCTCGTTCGCCGTCGTGCTGACCGGCCTGCACGCGGTGGGCGCGACCCCCTCCCAGGCGGCGTCCGGGCTCCTGGCCCTCTGCCTCACCCAGGCTGCCGCGATGTGCTGGCTCAGCACCCGCTACCGGATGCCGTTGATCCTGGCCTGGTCCACCCCCGGCGCGGCCCTGCTCGCCGGCACTGAAGCCCTCGACGGCGGCTGGCCGGTCGCGATCGGCGCGTTCCTCGTCGCAGGCGCCGCATACGTCCTCACAGGGCTGTGGCCGGCCCTCGGCCGGCTCATCTCCCGCATCCCTGCGCCGATCGCGCAGGCCATGCTCGCGGGCGTCGTGCTCGAGCTGTGCCTGCAACCGGTCACCGCGGTCAAGCAGAACCCCGGGGCGATCCTGCCCATCGCCCTCGTGTGGCTGCTCGGGGTCAGGTTCGCCCCGCGGTGGGCGGTTCCGGCGGCGTTCGCCTGCGCGGGCCTGGTCATCGGCGTCGACATGGTGCGCCACGGCACCTCGATCGCGGGATCCTCGCTCCTGCCCGAGCTCTCGCTCACGACGCCCGCCTGGAGCTGGGCGGCGATGATCGGCATCGCGCTGCCCCTGTACGTCGTGACGATGGCGTCGCAGAACGTCCCGGGCGTCGCGATCATGAAGTCCCTCGGGTACGACGTCCCGTGGCGCGGCGCGATCGTGGCCACCGGCGTCGCGACGGTCGCCGGCGCGCCCGCGGGCGGGCACTCGGTCAACCTCGCCGCGATCAGCGCCGCCCTCGCCGCCGGTCCCCCTGCGGGCCCGGATCCCCGCAGACGGTGGATCGCGGCTCAGTCCGCCGCCGGCACGTACGTCGTGCTGGGCGTCGGCTCGGCCGCACTCGCGGCCCTCGTCGCGGTCGCGCCCATGGGCGTCATCGCGACCGTCGCGGGGCTCGCCCTGCTCGGTACGCTCGCGGACGCTCTTGAGGGCGCCGTCTCGCACCGCGCGGGCCGGGAGGCCGCCGTCATCACCTTCCTGGTCGCCGCCTCGGGCGTCTCGGCGCTGGGCATCGGCTCGGCGTTCTGGGCGCTCGTCGCAGGGCTCCTCGTCCACCTCGTTCTCCACCGGAGGCCCCACTGA
- a CDS encoding MBL fold metallo-hydrolase: protein MKLTVIGCAGSFAGPDSPASCYLLEAPFEGRTYRLLVDLGSGAFGALQRHSTIRDIDAIALSHLHADHCFDMSGFYVVSRYHPDGAFAQIPVHAPEGAGDFLVSAYGLEERDGMREQFAFSPWADGGTVQLGPFTVTSVRVNHPVPAFAFRIATDTHSLAYSGDTGPTEALAALVEGVDVFLCEASFVESGSNPPDLHLTGAEAGTYATRGKVGRLLVTHIPSWTDRAEVESDVKSTWDGAFELVAAGSTYEL, encoded by the coding sequence ATGAAGCTGACCGTCATCGGCTGCGCCGGATCGTTCGCGGGGCCCGACTCGCCCGCGAGCTGCTATCTGCTCGAGGCTCCGTTCGAGGGCCGCACCTACCGCCTCCTGGTCGATCTCGGCAGCGGCGCGTTCGGTGCGCTGCAGCGGCACAGCACGATCCGCGACATCGACGCGATCGCGCTGTCCCACCTGCACGCGGACCACTGCTTCGACATGTCGGGCTTCTACGTCGTGAGCCGTTATCACCCCGACGGCGCCTTCGCGCAGATCCCCGTCCACGCCCCCGAGGGAGCCGGGGACTTCCTCGTCTCGGCCTACGGCCTCGAGGAGCGGGACGGAATGAGGGAGCAGTTCGCATTCAGCCCCTGGGCGGACGGCGGCACGGTCCAGCTGGGACCGTTCACGGTCACCTCGGTCCGGGTCAACCACCCCGTCCCGGCGTTCGCGTTCCGCATCGCGACCGACACCCACTCCTTGGCGTACTCCGGTGACACCGGCCCGACCGAGGCCCTGGCCGCCCTGGTCGAGGGCGTGGACGTCTTCCTGTGCGAGGCCTCCTTCGTGGAGTCCGGCAGCAACCCGCCCGATCTGCACCTGACCGGCGCGGAGGCCGGGACGTACGCCACGCGCGGCAAGGTGGGCCGTCTCCTCGTGACGCACATCCCCTCCTGGACCGATCGAGCCGAGGTCGAGTCCGACGTCAAGAGCACCTGGGACGGAGCGTTCGAGCTGGTCGCCGCCGGCTCGACCTACGAGCTCTGA
- a CDS encoding NAD(P)-binding domain-containing protein gives MTADLPVVVIGAGPIGLAAAANLHNRGIDFIVLESGTTAGAAVREWDHIRLFSPWSQLIDPEAAKVLAEAGWSEPDPRRYPTGGTWASDYLQPLADALGGAVHYGATVTGVAKRGRDLIVDSGRDDAPFTVHVDSAGGEQRIHARAVIDCSGTWSGANPLGGDGLPAVGERAESQRITYRVPDLQDHSIRARYAGTHVVVAGTGVSAKTALVNLADLDGTTVSWLVRRPTTGNAFGGGENDELAERGALGARAQKVVESGRVDTVTGFRTAAVETQSNGQLTLTSFDGESVPDVDEVIVLTGFRPDLSILTEVRLDLDFVLQAPRDLAPLIDPNVHSCGTVYPHGAKELAQPDAGFYLAGMKSYGRATSFLAMTGFEQVRSVVAEIAGDHESAARVELTLPDSGVCGGSGLFDEAEASGDGGCCGAPAGADVATP, from the coding sequence ATGACCGCCGACCTCCCGGTCGTCGTCATCGGGGCAGGACCCATCGGACTCGCTGCAGCAGCCAACCTGCACAACCGCGGCATCGACTTCATCGTCCTCGAATCAGGAACCACCGCGGGCGCAGCCGTCCGCGAGTGGGACCACATCCGCCTCTTCTCGCCCTGGTCGCAGCTCATCGACCCGGAAGCCGCGAAGGTGTTGGCGGAAGCGGGCTGGTCCGAGCCGGACCCGAGGCGATACCCGACAGGCGGCACGTGGGCGTCCGACTACCTCCAGCCCCTCGCCGATGCCCTGGGAGGCGCGGTCCACTACGGCGCGACCGTCACGGGCGTCGCGAAACGGGGTCGCGACCTCATCGTGGACTCTGGCCGGGACGACGCACCCTTCACCGTCCACGTGGACAGTGCAGGCGGCGAGCAGCGGATCCACGCCCGCGCCGTCATCGACTGCTCCGGCACCTGGTCCGGCGCCAACCCTCTCGGTGGCGACGGGCTGCCCGCTGTTGGTGAACGCGCGGAATCCCAGCGCATCACCTACCGGGTCCCCGACCTCCAGGACCACAGCATCCGCGCCCGGTACGCGGGAACACATGTGGTCGTGGCGGGAACCGGCGTCTCGGCGAAGACGGCACTGGTGAACCTCGCGGATCTCGACGGCACCACGGTCAGCTGGCTCGTCCGGCGCCCCACCACCGGCAACGCGTTCGGCGGCGGAGAGAACGATGAGCTGGCTGAGCGTGGTGCACTCGGCGCGAGAGCCCAGAAGGTCGTCGAGTCCGGAAGGGTCGACACCGTCACCGGTTTTCGCACGGCAGCCGTCGAGACCCAGAGCAACGGTCAGCTCACGCTGACCTCGTTCGACGGCGAGAGCGTCCCCGACGTCGACGAGGTCATCGTGCTGACCGGCTTCCGTCCGGACCTGTCGATCCTGACCGAGGTCCGTCTCGACCTCGATTTTGTCCTGCAGGCACCGCGGGACCTCGCCCCCCTGATCGATCCGAACGTCCACTCGTGCGGCACGGTCTACCCGCACGGAGCGAAGGAGCTGGCTCAGCCCGACGCCGGCTTCTATCTCGCCGGGATGAAGAGCTACGGCCGCGCCACGTCGTTCCTGGCGATGACCGGCTTCGAGCAGGTCCGCTCCGTGGTGGCCGAGATCGCCGGTGACCACGAGTCGGCAGCACGCGTGGAGCTGACGCTTCCCGACTCCGGGGTGTGCGGCGGCTCAGGCCTCTTCGACGAGGCGGAGGCCTCCGGCGACGGCGGGTGCTGCGGCGCACCTGCGGGGGCCGACGTGGCCACCCCTTGA
- a CDS encoding ribose-phosphate diphosphokinase, which yields MSQIVVFSGSAHRPLAEKICSELGQPLSASETARFSNDCLQVQLLANCRRKDVYIIQPLVPPTQDHLMELLLMIDAARGASAASVTAVIPHYAYARSDKKDASRISIGGRLVADMLTTAGADRVVTMTLHAPQVHGFFSVPVDHLTAIGELADHFRGRDLTGTVVVSPDLGNAKTASLFARLLGVPVAAGSKQRQADDKVVIDAIVGDVAGKKAIVLDDEIATGGSIIELMDKLAQEGCTEASVACTHGLFTGKAVERLRNHPSITEVVTTDTVPRPADWPELQVRSVAGLFAEAIARIHAGESVSSLFDGVDPAHAPPQPKLPL from the coding sequence GTGAGCCAGATCGTGGTCTTCTCCGGAAGCGCGCACCGCCCCCTTGCCGAGAAGATCTGTTCCGAGCTGGGGCAGCCGTTGTCCGCCTCCGAGACGGCGCGGTTCAGCAATGACTGCCTGCAGGTGCAGCTGCTGGCCAACTGCCGGCGCAAGGACGTCTACATCATCCAGCCCCTGGTCCCGCCGACGCAGGACCACCTCATGGAGCTGCTCCTGATGATCGATGCGGCCCGCGGAGCGAGTGCCGCGTCCGTGACGGCCGTGATCCCGCACTACGCGTACGCCCGCTCGGACAAGAAGGATGCGTCGCGGATCTCGATCGGCGGACGTCTCGTGGCCGACATGCTGACCACCGCGGGCGCCGACCGGGTCGTGACGATGACGCTGCACGCTCCGCAGGTGCACGGCTTCTTCAGCGTCCCGGTCGACCACCTCACCGCGATCGGCGAGCTGGCCGACCACTTCCGCGGCCGCGACCTGACCGGAACGGTCGTCGTGTCGCCCGATCTCGGCAACGCCAAGACCGCCTCACTGTTCGCGCGTCTGCTCGGCGTCCCCGTCGCTGCGGGCAGCAAGCAGCGCCAGGCCGACGACAAGGTCGTCATCGACGCGATCGTCGGCGACGTCGCGGGCAAGAAGGCGATCGTCCTCGACGACGAGATCGCGACCGGCGGCTCGATCATCGAGCTCATGGACAAGCTGGCCCAGGAGGGCTGCACCGAGGCGTCGGTCGCGTGCACGCACGGACTGTTCACGGGCAAGGCCGTCGAGCGGCTCCGCAACCACCCCTCGATCACCGAGGTCGTGACGACCGACACCGTCCCGCGGCCGGCCGACTGGCCCGAGCTGCAGGTCCGATCGGTTGCAGGCCTGTTCGCCGAGGCGATCGCCCGGATCCACGCGGGGGAGTCGGTCTCCTCGTTGTTCGACGGGGTCGACCCGGCGCACGCCCCGCCCCAGCCCAAGCTCCCGCTCTGA
- a CDS encoding arsenate reductase ArsC, which produces MTTTKPTVLFVCVHNAGRSQMAAGFLKELSGGSIEVLSAGSMPGNRINPVAVEAMAEIGIDIATEQPKKLSTEAVQASDVVITMGCGDECPYFPGKRYEDWELTDPAGKGIETVRQVRDEIRTRIEGLIASLAPAQPAGRPR; this is translated from the coding sequence ATGACCACCACCAAGCCCACCGTGCTGTTCGTCTGCGTCCACAACGCAGGCCGCTCGCAGATGGCCGCCGGCTTCCTCAAGGAGCTGTCCGGCGGCTCCATCGAGGTGCTGTCCGCGGGCTCCATGCCCGGCAACCGGATCAATCCCGTGGCCGTGGAGGCGATGGCCGAGATCGGCATCGACATCGCCACGGAGCAGCCCAAGAAGCTGTCCACCGAAGCCGTCCAGGCCTCCGACGTCGTGATCACCATGGGATGTGGCGACGAGTGCCCCTACTTCCCCGGCAAGCGCTACGAGGACTGGGAGCTGACCGACCCCGCGGGCAAGGGCATCGAGACCGTCCGCCAGGTGCGCGACGAGATCAGGACGCGCATCGAAGGTCTCATCGCCTCCCTCGCCCCGGCCCAGCCGGCTGGACGACCGCGATGA
- the rph gene encoding ribonuclease PH — MTREDGRQADQLRPVTITRNWLDHAQGSCLIEFGKTKVLCAASASEGVPRWRKGSGLGWVTAEYAMLPQATHDRSARESVKGRIGGRTHEISRLVGRSLRMAIDYKALGENTITIDCDVLQADGGTRTAAITGAYIALADAVEHLRGRGALAGEPLVESVAAISVGIIDGVPLLDLPYVEDVRAETDMNVVMTGSGKFVEVQGTAEGAPFDKAELDALLELAAAGCADLTRLQNEALGR, encoded by the coding sequence ATGACCCGCGAAGATGGCCGCCAGGCCGATCAGCTCCGTCCCGTGACCATCACCCGCAACTGGCTCGACCACGCGCAGGGCTCATGCCTCATCGAGTTCGGCAAGACCAAGGTGCTGTGCGCCGCGAGCGCGAGCGAGGGCGTCCCGCGCTGGCGCAAGGGCTCAGGCCTCGGCTGGGTCACCGCGGAGTACGCGATGCTGCCCCAGGCCACGCACGACCGCTCGGCTCGTGAGTCGGTCAAGGGGCGCATCGGCGGCCGCACGCACGAGATCTCCCGCCTGGTGGGCCGGTCGCTGCGGATGGCGATCGACTACAAGGCCCTCGGTGAGAACACGATCACGATCGACTGCGACGTCCTGCAGGCCGACGGCGGCACCCGCACCGCGGCGATCACCGGCGCGTACATCGCACTGGCCGACGCGGTCGAGCACCTGCGCGGCAGGGGAGCGCTCGCGGGTGAGCCCCTCGTCGAGTCCGTCGCCGCGATCAGCGTGGGCATCATCGACGGCGTCCCGCTGCTCGACCTGCCGTACGTCGAGGACGTCCGCGCCGAGACCGACATGAACGTCGTCATGACCGGCTCGGGCAAGTTCGTCGAGGTGCAGGGCACCGCGGAGGGCGCGCCGTTCGACAAGGCCGAGCTCGACGCACTGCTCGAGCTCGCGGCCGCGGGCTGCGCCGACCTGACCCGCCTGCAGAACGAGGCCCTCGGCCGATGA
- a CDS encoding AIM24 family protein — MKSDLFAQANLEVQTSERFVLQNPRMLKVTLGAPVLATKGVMVAYQGQVTFEHKSAGSIGKLMKKVVTSEDNPLMTVAGQGEVFFADTAKNVFILNLEGDGISINGRNLLAFDATLDHDIRRVKGVGVAAGGLFNTIVNGHGQVALVADGDPMILDCSQQPTFVDINAAVCWSANLAPQLHNSMSMRSTLRGGSGEAFQYAFHGPGFVVVQPSEGPAYQQGGGGQGGNVAAAAVGGGILGGILS; from the coding sequence ATGAAGTCCGATCTGTTCGCGCAGGCGAATCTCGAGGTGCAGACCTCGGAGCGGTTCGTCCTGCAGAACCCCCGCATGCTCAAGGTCACGTTGGGCGCACCCGTCCTGGCGACCAAGGGCGTCATGGTCGCCTACCAGGGCCAGGTGACCTTCGAGCACAAGTCGGCGGGCAGCATCGGCAAGCTCATGAAGAAGGTCGTCACGAGCGAGGACAACCCGCTCATGACGGTCGCGGGACAGGGCGAGGTCTTCTTCGCCGACACCGCCAAGAACGTCTTCATCCTCAACCTCGAGGGCGACGGCATCTCGATCAACGGCCGCAACCTGCTCGCATTCGATGCGACGCTCGACCACGACATCCGTCGGGTCAAGGGCGTCGGCGTCGCCGCCGGTGGCCTGTTCAACACGATCGTCAACGGCCACGGTCAGGTCGCGCTGGTCGCCGACGGCGATCCGATGATCCTGGACTGCTCGCAGCAGCCGACCTTCGTCGATATCAATGCCGCGGTCTGCTGGTCCGCGAACCTCGCCCCGCAGCTGCACAACAGCATGAGCATGCGCTCGACGCTGCGTGGCGGCTCCGGCGAGGCGTTCCAGTACGCGTTCCACGGCCCGGGCTTCGTCGTGGTCCAGCCGTCCGAGGGACCTGCCTACCAGCAGGGCGGTGGCGGACAGGGCGGCAACGTCGCGGCCGCGGCCGTCGGCGGCGGCATCCTCGGCGGCATCCTGAGCTGA